The following coding sequences lie in one Streptomyces xiamenensis genomic window:
- the dgoD gene encoding galactonate dehydratase encodes MKITRIETFAVPPRWLLCRVETDDGIVGWGEPVVEGRAATVRTAVHELAELLLGKDPLRIEDHWQVMTKGSFYRGGPVLSSAVAGLDQALWDIAGKSFGAPVHVLLGGPVRDRVRTYSWVGGDEPAEISDAVSALVEAGFSAVKMNACGRMNRLATTRDIDDVIGRAAAAREVLGPDRDFAVDFHGRFTAGNARKVLPHLAPFNPLFAEEPVLPEYTHLLGDLVAGSPVPIATGERLYSRTDVLPALRAGVAVLQPDLSHAGGISEVRRIGALAETFDVPLAPHCPLGPVSLAASLQIAFSTPNFLIQEQSIGIHYNQGAEVLDYLADPEVFRFHDGSFLRPTAPGLGIEVDERAVRAADNSAPDWRGPIWRHQDGSFAEW; translated from the coding sequence GTGAAGATCACCCGCATCGAAACCTTCGCCGTTCCGCCCCGCTGGCTGCTGTGCCGGGTCGAGACCGACGACGGCATCGTCGGCTGGGGCGAACCCGTCGTCGAGGGCCGCGCCGCCACCGTCCGCACCGCCGTCCACGAGCTGGCCGAACTCCTGCTCGGCAAGGACCCGCTGCGCATCGAGGACCACTGGCAGGTGATGACCAAGGGCTCCTTCTACCGGGGTGGCCCCGTGCTCTCCAGCGCCGTCGCCGGGCTCGACCAGGCGCTGTGGGACATCGCGGGCAAGTCGTTCGGCGCGCCCGTCCACGTGCTGCTCGGCGGCCCGGTGCGCGACCGGGTCCGCACCTACAGCTGGGTGGGCGGCGACGAGCCCGCCGAGATCTCCGACGCGGTCTCCGCCCTGGTCGAGGCCGGCTTCTCCGCCGTCAAGATGAACGCCTGCGGCCGGATGAACCGGCTGGCCACCACCCGGGACATCGACGACGTGATCGGGCGCGCCGCCGCCGCGCGCGAGGTGCTCGGCCCCGACCGGGACTTCGCCGTCGACTTCCACGGCCGCTTCACCGCCGGCAACGCCCGCAAGGTCCTGCCGCACCTGGCCCCCTTCAACCCGCTCTTCGCCGAGGAGCCGGTCCTGCCCGAGTACACCCATCTGCTGGGAGACCTGGTGGCCGGCTCCCCGGTGCCGATCGCCACCGGGGAACGGCTGTACTCGCGCACCGATGTCCTGCCCGCCCTGCGCGCCGGGGTGGCCGTCCTCCAGCCGGACCTCTCGCACGCCGGAGGCATCTCCGAGGTCCGCCGCATCGGCGCGCTCGCCGAGACCTTCGACGTCCCGCTCGCGCCGCACTGCCCCCTGGGCCCGGTCTCCCTCGCCGCCAGCCTCCAGATCGCCTTCAGCACCCCCAACTTCCTCATCCAGGAACAGAGCATCGGCATCCACTACAACCAGGGCGCCGAGGTCCTGGACTACCTCGCCGACCCCGAGGTGTTCCGTTTCCACGACGGCAGCTTCCTGCGCCCCACCGCGCCCGGACTCGGCATCGAGGTCGACGAACGGGCGGTACGCGCGGCCGACAACAGCGCCCCCGACTGGCGCGGGCCGATCTGGCGGCACCAGGACGGCTCCTTCGCCGAATGGTGA